Within Bradymonas sediminis, the genomic segment CGCCGAAGAAGGCAAGCCCGAGAATATCATTCCGAAGATCATCACCGGAAAGATCAAAAAGTGGGAATCCGAGATTAGCCTGCTTGAGCAAGCTTTCGTTAAGGATACCGACAAGACGATCGCCGAATTCCAGAAGGGCGTTGACGGAGCCGAGTTGGTTGGCTTTGTTCGCTTCCAGGTGGGCGAAGGCATCGATAAGGGCGAAGTCGACTTTGCCGCAGAAGTCGCTGAACAGCTAAAAGGCTGATTCAGAATCGCTTAATAAGCGCCCTTCGGGGCGCTTTTTTTTGGAAACAAAAGGTGTCGCACCTTAGATTTTACCTGAACTTTCGGGTTTCTTATTTCAGTGGCGGAAGGGCATATGGAAAAACCAAAATTTCAGCGCGTACTTATCAAGCTCTCGGGCGAGGCGCTCCAGGGCAACCAGGGCTACGGTATCTGCCCGGACACTCTTGATTTGGTCGCCGACCAGATCTGCGAGCTCAGCGAGCTTGGGATCGAAGTTGGGATTGTGATCGGGGGCGGCAATATCTTTCGCGGCGTCGCCGGTAGCACCGCCGGCATGGACCGCACTTCCGCAGACTATATGGGTATGCTCGCCACCGTGATCAACGGCCTGGCGTTGCAAGACGCGTTCGAGTCGCGCGGGGTCCCCACGCGCGTGCAGACCGCGCTGGAGATCAAAGAGGTCGCCGAGCCCTATATTCGTCGACGCGCCATGCGCCATCTGGAGAAGGGTCGGGTTGTCATCTTCGGCGCCGGCACCGGGAATCCGTACTTCACCACCGACACCGCTGCGGCGCTGCGCGCCATGGAGATCCGGGCCTCGGTCATTCTCAAGGGCACCAAGGTCGACGGCGTGTACGATAGCGACCCGGTCGAGAACCCCGAGGCGACGATGTTTGATCGCTTGACGTATTTGGATGTGTTATCCAAGAATCTCCGCGTCATGGACTCAACCGCGATCAGCCTGTGTATGGACAATAAGCTGCCGATTATCGTATTTAATCTGCGCAAGCGCGGGAATATGAAGGCCGTCATCTTCGGCGAAGATATCGGTACCCTCATCGTCGACAAAGATAGTACATTGAGCCGCGATTAATCAGCGTTGAGCCGTGGGTTTAGTATTAGCTCGCAGCGCGAATTTGACATAAAAACACCGACACTGCGCCCGACGTTGGAGCGCAGGCCGGATCTTCGGAGGAAAAATTATGGATAATCTCGTATTAGATGAATTGAAATCGGGCTACGAGGCGACAATCCGTGGTCTAAGAAATTCGTTGGCAAAGATTCGCACCGGTCGTGCAAATACGAGCATGCTCGACAGCATCCGGGTCGATTATTATGGGCAGCCGACGCCGCTGGCGCAGGTCTGCACCCTGAAGGTCGCCGACCCGCGCCTCATCACGCTGAATCCCTGGGAGAAATCAGTGATTCCGGATATTGAGCGCGCGATCGCCTCATCGGACCTGGGCCTTAACCCGTCGAACGATGGCAATATTATTCGGATCCCGATTCCGGCGCTCACCGGTGAGCGTCGCCAGGATTTGGTGCGCATGGCCCGTCGCGAGGCCGAGGACCACAAGATCTCGCTGCGCAATGAGCGCCGTGACGCCAATGACCAGTTGAAGGCCCTGGAGAAGAACTCGGAGATTTCCGAGGACCAGCTGCACCGGGCGTTCTCCAAGGTCGACGCCTTGACCGAAAAATATACGAAGATGATTGACGAGATCGTGGCCGAGAAAGAGACCGATATCTTGGAGATCTGAGTCGCTTCGGAAGTATCACGCGGCGGCTTCGGCCGGGCGGATTGATTTCGAATAAAACGCGCCACCCCAGCCATCAGGGCTGGGGTTGCGCGTTTTATTTTGCCAGGGCGTCAATTGTCGGCTGAGGGTTATTCGGTCATGCAGGCCGCCGCGCTGGGGGTACACGCGCCGTCGGGGTCGCAGGTTTTGAGGACCATGGTCTCGAAGCAGTCGGGGTCGCTCGGGTCGCAGATCGTGCAACTGTCGCCGCAGACCTTGCCGGCGCAGGGCTCGTAGTCGCCGGGGGGCTCGGTGCAGGCCGCCGCGCTGGGGGTACACGCGCCGTCGGGGTCGCAGGTTTTGAGGACCATGGTCTCGACGCAGTCGGGGTCGCTCGGGTCACAGATCGTGCAGCTGTCGCCGCAGACCTTGCCGGCGCAGGGCTCGTAGTCGCCGGGGGGCTCGGTGCAGGCCGCCGCGCTGGGGGTGCATGCGCCGTCGGAGTCGCAGGTTTTGAGGACCATGGTCTCGAAGCAGTCATCATCTCCGGGGGCACATAGGGTACAGGTGTCGCCGCAGACCTTGCCGGCGCAGGGCTCGTAGTCGCCGGGTTGCTGGGCGATCTCGCCCATATGCTGGCGCGAATCACCGTCGGCCGCCGCCCCGCCGCAGCCGACCAGCGCCAGCGCTAGCGCCAAAAAGGTGACCTTGAGCAACTGGCAAACCATCGACGTCGTTCTCGTCTTGCTGTCATTCATTTTCTTTCTCCAGATCAAAAAATTCATCGCATTGTCGAAACTTTCACGCTGCGAGATTGATAGTAGCCAGTGCCAATGCAATCTCAACGTAGACCTTCTGAACCGACCTGAGCGCATCTGAGAGCTTCTGAGTTTCTGCCCGAGGATGTAGGAGTCGCTGGAGTAGGGATCTTTTCGGTGGTAGGAAGGGCACACTAAAATCTGTACCGATGAGAGGCGCTGGCGGTTGAACCGCCGGTCGAGAATGTGTTGAAACTTTAGCGATCAGATACCGCAATGGGAGAAGAAATTCAGGCAGATAATACCCGGGCGCCCCGAGCATGGGCGGGCGAATTCATCGGGCGGGTCGCGGAGTTGGAGGCGTTTCACCAACTCTCCGCGTCGGGGGCCTCGCTGATCACCGTGTGCGGCGCTCCCGGCGCGGGAAAGACCCGGTTTGTGTGTGAGATTCTAAGCCGCGGCCTTCTTCGAGAGCATCATAGCGCTCCGGTGTTTATCGACTTGAGCGATGCAGCCTCAGGGGCGGATGCGCTTGACCTGGTAGCGCGCACGCTCGCCGCCGGATCATCAGGTGGCCGGAGTGCCGCGCTCGAGCACCCGCTCGTCGGGGCCACCGCGCGATATATCATCTTGGATACGGTGGAACACCTCATCGAGCCGCTATCGGCGCTGCTCATTGAGTGGCGTGCGATCGCCCCCCAGGTTGGCTTCGTTCTGACCTCGCGCGAACCGCTGCACCTGGCCGCCGAGCGCATATTTCAGCTCGACCCGCTGACTCCTGCCGACGCTGCGGATCTGTTGATTGCGCGGGCATACCAGGGCGTCGACGGACCGGGGGAGTCCGAATTTGGCGATATAACCGCCAAGATTCGAGAGCTCGTGGCGCGGCTCGATTATTTGCCGCTGGCGATTGAGCTCGCCGCCGAACACGCAAGAACGCTGCCGATTTCGGAGATCATCGAGCGCCTCGGCGACTCTTTCGACCTCTTACGGAGTCGCCGAAGGGACGTTAAAGGGCGCCATAAATCCCTCCGAGCTGCGCTGCAATGGTCATGGGACACGCTTGGCGCTATCGAAAAACAGGTCCTCGCCCAATCCTCGGTATTTTGTGGCGGGTTTACGCTAAAGGCCGCCATGCGGGTGATCGAAGCGCGGGCCGGGGCGGGGCAATTGGACGTCGCGCAGGTATTGGATCGCCTGGTCGACAAGTCCCTGCTTCGGGTTGCCTCGGAGCCGGGCGCGCCGGCCGCCCGCTATCGGCATTTTCACTTTAGCCGGGCTTATTTTCGCGCCTTTTGGACCACCGGCCAGGGGTTTGAGGGGGCGGCATCCGAGCCGATCACTGAGGCCCGCGATGCCCTGCATCGACGTCACGCGAGCTTCTTTCTTAAGGAGGGCGAGGCCCACCTCGGGCTGGCAAAAACCTGCGCCGCGATGACGTGCGGGGCTTGGCTCAATGCCGAGGCTGAGAATTTGCGCGTGCTCTTCGAGCGCGCATCCCGGTGGCCGGGACACGCCGAACGCCTGCAAGCTGCGCGTCTTTTGGATGAGCACCACCGATGTTCGGGGGCAGTCGAGCTGCACGAGGAATTGCTCGATGATGCCGTCGATATCGCCATCGCTGCGGGGGACGCGTCTTGGCAGGCTGAGTTCTTGCGCCGGCGCGGGCGCCTTCGGGGCCAACGCGGGCAATTCAGCAAGGCCAAGGTCGACTACGAGCAAGCGCTCGCCCTGGGCGACGCCGGCGAGGACGCCGAGTTCATCGCGTGGACCCGATTTGAGAGCGGCGAGCTTGCGCGCCAGCGCGGAGATATTGACCGCGCACTCGCAGAGTTCGGTCGCGCCGAGGATTTAGCCGCGTCAACTGAGCAGTGGGGTCTGCTTCGCAGCGTGCTGGCACATCAGGCGAGTTGCGATGTGGACCGCGGGGATTTCGCCCGCGCGCGCCAGCGGATCAACCGGCTCCACGCGATCAGCGAAACCGACGATCTTCGCGCCGAGGCGGACCTCTATCGGCGGTTGGCCTACGTTCATTATTACCTCGGGGAGTTCGTGGAGCAGCAGCAGCTTAATGAGCATGCGCTTGAGCTGGCGCGCAGACTCGGCGACCGCCGCCAACTCGCGGCCTGCGCCCAGGGGTTGGCCGACAGCTATTTCGCCGACTCAAATTTTGACAAGGCGATCGCGTTATATCGTGACGCCTTGGAGATCCACCGGGAGTTAGGCGACGAGCATCTTGAAGGGATTTTGTTGGGTAATCTTGGGGGCGCCTACCACCGGCGAGAGGACTTTGACGCCGCCCAGGAGGCGTATCGCCGAAGTCTTCGAATTCACCGGGGCTCCCGCGCTACACCCTATCTGGCGGTGACGACTTCGGCGCTCGGGGTGCTTGAGCACGAGCAATCCCGGGTGGCCCAGGCGCGGGCGCATTATGCGCAGGCCTGCGAGCTATTTGAGCTGCTGGACCAGGCATCCGACGTCGCCTCCGTGCTGCTCTACCGAGGTTGGCTTTCGCTCGAAGTTGGCTCCCAGGCCAGCGCAGAGGGTTATTTTGAGCGGGCGCAGGAGCTCTTTGGCCGGCATGAAGCGGACGTGGGCTGGCAGGCAGTAGCGGGCGCATCGTTGGCGGTATTGCGCGCGATGCAAGCCAAGCCGCAGGCTTATACCGGGCTGCTTGAGCGCGCGCATCTTCGGGTGCGCGCGTTCCCCGACTCGCTTGAGCGCAGCCTGGTCAACGGCCTGACGCTTCTGGTGAGGGCGCTGGTCGCCCAGGATGGCGCGGGTTTTGGCGAGGACCTGTGCGCGGCGTGGGCGCAGGACAACTCGCTGCGCCTTCGCTCCCTTCACGCGCGGCTTATTCAGCGGTTGATGCGGCGGCTGCCCGAGGTCTTGGGGGCCGAGTCGGGGCTGCAGGAGATTTCGAGCGCGCACGCAACCGTCGCGCCGGCGCTGGCCGAAGCGGTGGCGACGATCCACGCCGATGGCAGCGGCTTTGAGGTCCCTGGCTTTGAGCCGGCGGACTTGCGCCGGCGTCGCTCGCTGCGCCTTATCCTGGCCGAACTCGCGCGGCGCCACCAGCGCGACGACACCGAGGGGTTCGGGGTCTTTGATGCCTTCGACGTGGGATGGCCAGGCGAGGCGGTGGAGCCGGAGGTCGCAGCCGGGCGGGTTTATTGGGCGATCCGCACGCTGCGCGGCCTTGGGCTTGAGGACTATCTTGTGACCGTGGATGACGGCTATATGCTTGCTTCGTCGTCTCGGATTTTGATAAAATAATGGCATCTAAACACCGCAAGTCATGGTCGGAAATTCTATGAAGACTCGCTGCTTTAACATCGTGCCGAAAGCGTTGACCCTCCTGGCGATTCTGTCGCTCGTGGCGCCGGGTTGCGTCGACTCGGAGCGGACGGACGAGCCGTCTTGGGCCGGCAGTGATCCGGGGGATGCGCTGGCGTGTGTTCAAAGCGACGCTGCTCGCTGCGCCGAGGCGCCGGGGTGCCGGTGGGTTGGGGGCGTGGGATGTCTGTCGAACGCGGAGCTCCCCGGCGCGCAACTTCCCCAGGGCTTTGTCTTTGACGGTGAGTATGATGGGACGCTGGTGCCCGGAGATGCCCTGGGCGGCGGAAAAAAGCAAAAGTCCAAGATGCAGGTGATGCACTACGGCGATGGAAAACAGGTCTGTGGTGAGTTCACCTTCGAGCTGAGTGTCGACGCAGAAAGCGCCGAGCTTTATTTTAGCGTCGAGGGGCGAGTGCTGCGCGATGAGATCGCGATCGCGCTGTCGAACCCGCGCTGCGTCCCCGCGGGGTCTGGTACGCTATGTGAGCGGGTCTTGGGCAGCGGGGAGAGCTCACCGGAGAAATATCTAACGCGCGCTTTTTTCCAGGACAACAGGCTCCTCTTCACCCCGGCGCTGCCCGCGCGCGAGGCGCTCGAGCACTCGAGGCCTCGGCTCGACGGCGGAGCGCTCTTTGATTTGACCTATATGCGCCCGCACGACGGCTTTAAACCCTCCGAGGTCTCCCCGATCAAGGGCTGCGGCGAATAGACAGTTCGGGTCGCGCCGAGCGGGTCTTTTTGCGCATCCGCTCTATCTAAGCATCAGGTAGAATAGATAGCCCACCGAGGCGATCATCATCGCGCTAAACGCAATCAGGAGCATCTCAATGAGCCCCCAGCTGCGCGCCAGTCCACGGGCTTCTGGGGCGTCGCGCTCAGGTTCGGGTGGTGGGGCGAGGAGCGACGCGTTGTCCTCAACGGCCTGGTTGGCCATGGTGGTGCCCTTGAGGTCGGCAGGTTCCTCCGGGGAGCGTGCCGTCGAACTCTGGGCGTCCAGCTCGACGAGCATCGCTTCGAGCGGGTCGAAGAAGCGCAAGACGCAGCGGCCGACTTCGATGCGGTCCTCGGAGGCCAGGTGATAGCTGCCCTCCAGCGGCTCGCCGTTGACCGTGACGCGGTGGCGTGAGGCACCCGGCGCGTCCAGGTCGTCGAGGGTCGTGATCGCGAAGCCGTCATCCTCGGGCCGAATCCTCAGCGGAACCGCGAGCTTTGGGATATAGAAGAGCGCGGTCGGCTCATCGGAGATGGTGATCGAGTCGAACTCATCGGGCAGAAAGATCGACTCTCCTTTTTTGGGCCCGCGCACCACCGTAATACACGCGCGCTCCGCGCTCGCGTCGCTCACGGTCTCCGAGAGCATCATTCGCACCAGGGTTCCGGTATGCGCGACCGGAAGGGCGTTGTCTTCCAGCGGGTTGGTGTTGATGTCGATACGCACGCCGCCCACCTTTACGCACGCGTTGGCCGTGAGCGTCTCGGGGGTTTGGGTGGCCAATAATTTCCCGTTGACCCGGGTGCCGTTGGTGCTCCCGTCATCCCGAATAAGGTAGCGCTGGCCGTCTTCGCTAAAGATGGTGCAATGGTAGCCAGAAACGGCGGGGAAGGGCAGGCGAAGGTCGCAGTCGGCCTCGCGCCCGATGCGGATGCTGGGCGTGTCGAACTCGATAAAGCGTGGGTCGGCGCCGTCGGCTGAAACTACGGAGAGTCTGATGGGCATTTGGGCTCCCTATTCCTGATGGAGCGCCGCGCGAGGTTGGCCTGTTTATGCAGGTCACCACCGTCCAGCGCTTCAAATGAATGGGAACAAAATGGGCGTTAAATTATCCCAACAAAACCCAATATAATGATGGCAAAAAACACAACGACCGCGCCCCAGATACCAAAGGAGATATAACGATTGCTCGTCTTATCGGCGCGGTCCGTCTCGGTGATACGTAAATCCGGTATCGGTCCGCTCGGGTCGCGAAGGTATTTTTCGGCGGCCTGAGACTCCCGCAACCAGAATGAGCGCTCGACATCGGTCAGAATTTGCCCGGATACCTCGACCGAATACTCCAGGGCGATGCGGTCCGGGTGTTCCTGGAGCGTCAGGTGCGTGTGGAGCTCGGTCATATTCGAGCTCCACCAGCTATTCCAGCGCCTGCCGCGCACCAGGCGCGTCGTGTGAGCGTTGTCCTCACTCGAATCGCCGGGTTCCAGTGCGTAGCCATTCTCCCGATAGAAATCGACGAGCAACCCGAGGGCATCATCGATCTCGGCGGTGTTCGAAATCTCACCGGTTTCTCGGAGGGTAGCCATAGATCCTTAAGCGCGCGATAGCGTTTGGTATATAAATTGTATTGTACGTGAATCTATCCCGCTGACAACACTCCCGGCGTGGCGGGAGTGTAGACTATTCCTTCCAGAGGATCTTCCAGGGCTGGCGCTTGATCGTCCGCAAGATCTCCTTGACGTCGTCGTACATCTCGCGGTCTGCCAGGACCCGGCCGACCGTGCCTTCGCCTTCTTCGATGCGCGCGATGATGGAGTTTGCGCTGCCCGAGGCGGCCTCGATATTCTCAGTGCTCGCGTGAACATTGTCGACGGAGTCCTGAATCTTCTGCTCATTATCGGCGAGCAAGCGCTTGGCCGAGTCGCTGATCACGCGGGCGTTCTCGGCGGTGACCGTCGCGTCGTCGAGCAGCGGGGCGATCTTGCCGTCGACCTTGGTCGAGATGCTGCGCGCACGCGAGGCGGTGGTCTGCGCGTCCCGAAGCATTTGCTGCACGCCTTTCCCGTCGTCGACCGCGAAGTTCAGCGCGGCCAGCAATTTGGCGGCCTCTTCGGTGGTCATGCGGGTATTATTGACGGTCTCGTCGATATTCTCGCGGTTGTCGACGATGAGCTCATCGAGGTGGCCCATCAGCGACGCCGCGTTCCCCAGCAGATCTTTGGTGGGCATCGACGGGTCGGTCAGCAGGTCTTGGACCGTGTCGAGCAACCCGGAGGCCTTGCGCACGATGACGTCGAGGCGGGGCGGCTGGGTGCCCTGGACGACCGCGCCTTCCTCAAGCAGAGCCGTGTCCAACGAGACCGTTTCGATCTCGATATACGGCTCGCCGAGCACGCCGCGGGTGCTGATGAAGAAGTTATTGTCCACCCGCAGGGAGTCGGCATATTCCTTGTCGATGCGCAGCGTCGCGCGCACGCCGACCGCCGGCTTGCTGGGATCTTCCTTCTTCTCGGTGGGCTGGAATTTGAGCTCCTGCACGTTGCCGACGCTGATGCCAGCGATCGCGACTTCGGCGCCGGGTTTGAGGCCGCCGGCATTATCGAAGTCGACGTGGAGCGTAAAACCGTCGGAGAACGAGAAGTCTCCCAAAATCAGTACAAAACCGACCAAGAGGGTGAGGGAGAAGAGCACCAGGGCTCCAACCTTGACTTCAATAGAGGTTTCTTTTTTCTGCATCACTACCTGACGGCTATACGGAAATTCACCAACTAATCGTCCACTATATTCAACCAGAACGCTCAAACCCGCAACAGGCGTTTGAGTTCAAGCTTCGCCCCCGCAGGCTTTTGATGGCCTGCGGGGGCGATTTACCCTGCGATCATTATTTGCTGATGACGAAGTTCAGGATTCGTCCCGGCACATAAATGATTTTGCGGATCTGCTGGCCGTCGAGGTAACGCGCGATATTCTCATCGGCGTGCGCCGCGGCGACCACGGTGTCCTGGTCTGCGTCCACCGGCACCTCGATGGTGCCGCGGACCTTGCCCATGATCTGAACGGCCATCTCGACCGAGTCTTCGCGCGTCAGGGACTCATCGTAGTCGGGCCACTCGGCGAGGCTGATCGAGGCGTCGTGGCCCAGGATCGACCAGATCTCCTCGGCGATATGCGGGGCGAAGGGCGATAGCATGATGACCAGCGACTCAACGCTCTGGCGGGAGACGTCGTCGAGCTTATAGAGGAAATTCACGAACGCCATCATCTGGGCGATCGCGGTGTTGAAGCGCAGCGCCTCGGTGTGCTCGCTCACCTGCATGATGGTCTTGTGCAACTCCTTAAGCTCGTCGCCGGTCGGCTCGAAGTCGAGGATATGAGACGAGAGCTTCGGCTCGGCCTGGGCGGCGTCTTCGGCCTCGCTCATGTCTTTTTCGACGACCAATCGCCAGATGCGCGACAGGAAGCGGTGCACGCCGTTGACGCCGCGCGGGTCCCAGGGCTTGGTCTGCTCCAGCGGTCCCAGGAACATCTCATAGAGGCGCAAGGAATCGGCCCCGTATTCCTGGATGACGTCGTCCGGGTTGACCACGTTTCCGCGGGATTTCGACATCTTCTCGGAGAGCTGGTCGAGCACGATATCGTGCTCCGGGTGCATCGGCGCGTCATCGGCCCAGCGCACATCTGCCGGGGCGATCACGACTTCTTTGAGGGAGTCCTGTTCGTCATCGCTCAACGCGTCCGCGCCGGCTTTATCGAGGACGGTTCCGTCCGCTTTTTCCCAGTAACGATACGTGCGCCCAAGGATCATCCCCTGGTTCACGACGCGCTCAAACGGCTCTTTGGTCGAGACCACGCCGATATCATAGAGCACCTTGTGCCAGAAGCGCGCGTAGAGCAGATGCAGCACCGCGTGCTCGGCGCCGCCGACGTAGAGGTCGACCGGCATCCAATACTTTTCTTTGTCCTGCGCCCAGGGCTCCTCGTCGTTCTTCGGGTCCAAATAGCGCAGATAATACCAGCAGGAGCCGGCCCACTGCGG encodes:
- the pyrH gene encoding UMP kinase, whose translation is MEKPKFQRVLIKLSGEALQGNQGYGICPDTLDLVADQICELSELGIEVGIVIGGGNIFRGVAGSTAGMDRTSADYMGMLATVINGLALQDAFESRGVPTRVQTALEIKEVAEPYIRRRAMRHLEKGRVVIFGAGTGNPYFTTDTAAALRAMEIRASVILKGTKVDGVYDSDPVENPEATMFDRLTYLDVLSKNLRVMDSTAISLCMDNKLPIIVFNLRKRGNMKAVIFGEDIGTLIVDKDSTLSRD
- a CDS encoding ATP-binding protein, producing the protein MGEEIQADNTRAPRAWAGEFIGRVAELEAFHQLSASGASLITVCGAPGAGKTRFVCEILSRGLLREHHSAPVFIDLSDAASGADALDLVARTLAAGSSGGRSAALEHPLVGATARYIILDTVEHLIEPLSALLIEWRAIAPQVGFVLTSREPLHLAAERIFQLDPLTPADAADLLIARAYQGVDGPGESEFGDITAKIRELVARLDYLPLAIELAAEHARTLPISEIIERLGDSFDLLRSRRRDVKGRHKSLRAALQWSWDTLGAIEKQVLAQSSVFCGGFTLKAAMRVIEARAGAGQLDVAQVLDRLVDKSLLRVASEPGAPAARYRHFHFSRAYFRAFWTTGQGFEGAASEPITEARDALHRRHASFFLKEGEAHLGLAKTCAAMTCGAWLNAEAENLRVLFERASRWPGHAERLQAARLLDEHHRCSGAVELHEELLDDAVDIAIAAGDASWQAEFLRRRGRLRGQRGQFSKAKVDYEQALALGDAGEDAEFIAWTRFESGELARQRGDIDRALAEFGRAEDLAASTEQWGLLRSVLAHQASCDVDRGDFARARQRINRLHAISETDDLRAEADLYRRLAYVHYYLGEFVEQQQLNEHALELARRLGDRRQLAACAQGLADSYFADSNFDKAIALYRDALEIHRELGDEHLEGILLGNLGGAYHRREDFDAAQEAYRRSLRIHRGSRATPYLAVTTSALGVLEHEQSRVAQARAHYAQACELFELLDQASDVASVLLYRGWLSLEVGSQASAEGYFERAQELFGRHEADVGWQAVAGASLAVLRAMQAKPQAYTGLLERAHLRVRAFPDSLERSLVNGLTLLVRALVAQDGAGFGEDLCAAWAQDNSLRLRSLHARLIQRLMRRLPEVLGAESGLQEISSAHATVAPALAEAVATIHADGSGFEVPGFEPADLRRRRSLRLILAELARRHQRDDTEGFGVFDAFDVGWPGEAVEPEVAAGRVYWAIRTLRGLGLEDYLVTVDDGYMLASSSRILIK
- a CDS encoding MlaD family protein yields the protein MQKKETSIEVKVGALVLFSLTLLVGFVLILGDFSFSDGFTLHVDFDNAGGLKPGAEVAIAGISVGNVQELKFQPTEKKEDPSKPAVGVRATLRIDKEYADSLRVDNNFFISTRGVLGEPYIEIETVSLDTALLEEGAVVQGTQPPRLDVIVRKASGLLDTVQDLLTDPSMPTKDLLGNAASLMGHLDELIVDNRENIDETVNNTRMTTEEAAKLLAALNFAVDDGKGVQQMLRDAQTTASRARSISTKVDGKIAPLLDDATVTAENARVISDSAKRLLADNEQKIQDSVDNVHASTENIEAASGSANSIIARIEEGEGTVGRVLADREMYDDVKEILRTIKRQPWKILWKE
- a CDS encoding FHA domain-containing protein gives rise to the protein MPIRLSVVSADGADPRFIEFDTPSIRIGREADCDLRLPFPAVSGYHCTIFSEDGQRYLIRDDGSTNGTRVNGKLLATQTPETLTANACVKVGGVRIDINTNPLEDNALPVAHTGTLVRMMLSETVSDASAERACITVVRGPKKGESIFLPDEFDSITISDEPTALFYIPKLAVPLRIRPEDDGFAITTLDDLDAPGASRHRVTVNGEPLEGSYHLASEDRIEVGRCVLRFFDPLEAMLVELDAQSSTARSPEEPADLKGTTMANQAVEDNASLLAPPPEPERDAPEARGLARSWGLIEMLLIAFSAMMIASVGYLFYLMLR
- the frr gene encoding ribosome recycling factor; the protein is MDNLVLDELKSGYEATIRGLRNSLAKIRTGRANTSMLDSIRVDYYGQPTPLAQVCTLKVADPRLITLNPWEKSVIPDIERAIASSDLGLNPSNDGNIIRIPIPALTGERRQDLVRMARREAEDHKISLRNERRDANDQLKALEKNSEISEDQLHRAFSKVDALTEKYTKMIDEIVAEKETDILEI